In the genome of Acanthopagrus latus isolate v.2019 chromosome 4, fAcaLat1.1, whole genome shotgun sequence, the window AGTTTtcggagaagaaattcaagctcagaatttgaataagtgaataaacaagctgtttccAGAGGAGCactgaacacagtttgaagctagaaactGTGGCGGGGTCCGccgcatataaacaaagtagCGCAGTGTGAAATAGTGCGTGTCCTCTGAGGTCAGGTTTGTTTTATCAGGCGTGAAAATAAAGACGAGTTTATAGTTTGTTTAGATGGAACAACTCAGTCATGAGGAGACTCAGCGCTGCAGAAGTTACTTCAGGCCACTGTGCGTTCAGCTTCGTGTGATACTGTAAGTCTTCTGCCATCATTACATAATTTATGATACAGCACTACGACACACAGTGTGATTCAGACAAGCTGAAGTCAGCCAGCAGCAGCGCTCACAGGGAGCGTGTTGTGGATGAAGGAGCACGAAGCCTTTTGTCAATATCCAAATTACAGGTTTCCAAaaggtgaacaaaaaaaacaaaaaaaaattccctcTTGCAGGATAAAGGTGAGCATTTGGAGTCTCGCTTGCATCAGTCTGTGGGAGGGAGCTGTCGTGGCTGTGAGGGGGCGGCGTTGAGTTTGAGGAACAGGAATTAGGGTGGAGTAAATTTTACACCAGACTCGCAGCAGAGCAGCCAATTGGAAAGGTcgacacaaaaaacaagaagttaCTGGAAAGGAaattattcccccccccccatcctctcctctccctgtgaTTTCTGTTTGCTCTCCCCTCACATTATGTAACAGGAGCAGCGTAATATCTGCATGAATTGATGGGTTCAATAGTGCAGCTGTGAAAAGCCATTCCACTGATCTCTGTGGAACACTTGGTGTGCCTTGCTCAAAGGCCTTGGAGCTGCACTTGTTTATCGCACATGCTTTGGCAACGCAGGCTGCTGGCTCTGTGTTCAATACGAGGAAAAGCACAGACATCTGTGAAAATGACCTCAGCTAATAATAGAGCTCCGAATTCTTTCAGAAGCTGTGAGGAGAGCAGCGCTGGAGCTGAACGCTCCTCGAAACAAAGCACCTGTCCTGCCCGAgtgttgacctttgaccttgtcTTTTCAAAAAGGTAATGATAGAACGAAACAGTACTTATTACTAATCAACACAAGAAAAGGCCACATTAGTCACTTTATTTCCACTCTTCTAATGCTGAAATGTGTTAGCTTCCAGGATGTGGTTCAGACGGTTGTGAAAATTGTGTTTAGTCTCTTCAGCTCGTTCATTTTACCTCCGTATCAACTCTTCAGGGAGATTTCCTGAATCATGACAAACAGCTGTTGTGGCTCCTGCTGTATATTTAAAGGTGGCGCCGCCCTCCCTACCTCCAACTACAGGCCCAACAGTGCTCAATGTATCAAAGgtacttttaaaaacactgcaactACAATTACACGTGTGATATTTCacaattttatttacataacttaaaaaatgtcatttacagTGTTCCAACAGATTAAAATGACCcgacactgaaaacagaaaatatttacatgaagTGAGAGATGAGTGCAAAAATCTTACAGCGTTCGAACGtggagatctttttttttttttttttaaagatgtgaagaatgatgatgtttgaggaaaaataTCAGCTGCATTCACAGGATATCTCCAGTATCTCCAACACAGGAAACCACGAGTAACTGCAGTTTGCTAGTGCAATGCATTTTAAGTGtcgcagtgttttttttatacacaaacatGAGACGGTGAGAGATTATTAACTGTGCATTTGGCAAAATATCTGACTACACGTTACAGTGAAAGATGACAGAAACCAGTTTCACCTGCacttcttcctgtttctctaCCAGCTTCAGTTTCCACATGCAGCAGCTGTTGTGCATCTGTCTGTATAACACGTGAGCATTAACAGCAAACTTTTAATTTCCAACATTTGACTGAACTTTTGTAAAGTAATGTGTCATGTATATTGACCTCAGTAAGCCTGCACAGTTGACTCAACGTacagacaaaataaagtaaaaacagttgGAATCATCCACAAGAACAGCTATCTGTTGTCAGTGAGAACCCCAGCACATTTTCATGCTTatttcatatacatatataaaaccTCTCTATTGTCTATTGTCTAGTGCCACCATAAAAAGCTACGTAGCCATGGTAACCATCTGACCCCAAATAATTCATTTACCTTGCGATAAAGGGGAAAGCTGCACGGCTCCCAGATGACAGGATGTCTGTGAAAGCACCGCTCCACAGGAAACCAAACCTATCTATATATCAGCATGACGGAGCCAAACCACCAGTTAAGTCAAACCGACTAGAAAGACGTAATTACTGGCTTCTCGTCGCCCTGCACAGCTCCATCTGCAGAATCTCAACAGGAGACGGCGGCAGAGTGATTGGGATTGATCTGATGGTTGTGTGGGTAGAGTCATCGTTGGTGTAATGAAGACAACACTTCCTGCCTGTTAGCAGATGGGATGAGGACGTGTTGCACAGTGAGCTTGGGCAGGCAAACGTGCTATGAACCACGGTATCTCAGATATTCTATCTTGGAGAGCGAAGCGGTGTGAGGCGGAAGAGGGCACGACGCCATCCAGCCACGTCTCCAGAGCTTTGCCTCAGATGTAGAGCGAACCGTCAGCGGGTCCCACATAACCGACTCCTATCAGAAGAACATCTATCAAAGTCCAAATGCCCAGGCCTCCAAAGCTGAAGAGTTTGCCCAGACCCTCTCTCCACTGGCCCAGATAAAACCGATCTGCTCCGAAACCACCAAGCGTAATGCTACAGGGAGATGTGACAGAAGACACAGATGGAACAAAGTCAAAACACGCATTTAGAGCACACATCTTGATTCTAGAAGATTTTTTTCTACCATCTAAGCTCGTCATAACTCTTGAGATACCAGCAGCAGGTTTACCTGAGCGCTAATGCTGTCGACCATTTGTATCCACCAGTCCAGTTGCAGAATAATCGTTTCTGAAAGCGTCTCTTACctacagaataaaaaaagacttttagTGGACAGACGGTGGTCCTGATGTTCAAAAACAAGttcacaaaactaaaacaacaataacattacTGGGCAACAGGTTAGCATGACTGAAGATGAACGTacaacacatgcagacagaattCTTTTAAatacaacaaccaaaaaacacatttgacgATATTGTTTTCTAAAAtagtgtttttagttttcatctAGGTTCCTCGATGGTGTAATAAaatttttaaactttaacacGAAACTTTCGAAATGCCACTAACTAAAAATTACACAACGTCGATGTCAGAGTGGCAGGTTGACAATGGACACGTCAGCTGGCAGTGAACTCGTTCTAAGAATATTTCTCTGGGATGTAGAAATACTGCTGCAAAATAAACggttaaatgtaaaaatgtgatcaGCCTGATTTACATCTGGTGGACCTTAAGAGTGCAATTAGCAAGTTTTTAAGACTGGAAGTTAATCGTCCTCCAACTCCTGCAGGCAAGGACTGAAAACCACATGGCAATAATTACTCCACAGTATTACTTTTAGATTAGTGACGCGACAACTACGTTCGTATTCAAATATGTATCAGCACAGAGCAACTGGTTTACATTTGTCCACACAAGATGTGGATGATAACCTAAACTATAATGATTAAAGTCATTATTACCTAAACCTGCCTACAGCGCCTGACTGAGATGCAGTTAAAGTAATGAAACCCGACAGGTTTGATAGCAGAGCACTCGTACCTAAACAATGCACATGGTCTAGAACGTCACAGGTGGCGTTGTAGCGCTTGCGTGGGCAGGACACCGTCATACAGTTGGTAGAGTTAGAGCAGCGATACTGGGACGGGTCCAGCTGCCAGCAGAACTGACAGCTGATGGTGAGAGAGAAGTTGGTCTGCTGCTGTCCTGACTCaccctacaaacacacaaaaaaagcagcaggtcATCAATACACAGCTGTTATTACCACAACAAAGCCTGAGAACTTCAAATCTTTACCGATGAGCTAAACAAGGATGAAGTTCTGTGCATAAATCTTCTACGCTTCATGCAACTGAGATGTATCCCAAAATGAACCACTACTCACTATACAGTGAACCCCCTCTTTGGGTTTACAAGTGAAGTTGGCTGGTTTCCTGTAGGTGCAGTTGTGATGGTAATTGCAGAGCATGCAATCAGCTGGCAGGCGACTACACAGTCCCCCGCTAGGACACTTGGAGCTGTAGCTCTCTTCAACAGCAGGAGATGCTGgaaaacagcacacacaaagGAGTCACAGTTATTCCATATCTAGCTGGAGTAATCAATGTGATGTAACAAAGCTCCGGTGAAAGTTTATTTTACAACTTCATGTCTGGGAGCAGTAATGAGTGCGGTATTGGGGGGGTTGTGACCACATCCCTTTGAATCTCTTGCCAAATCGGTAAAATAAAGCTGTGGGTGGTAAATGACTAACACTCTGCCCTCAACAAAAAGGCCATCAGAGAGTCCTTGAGCGAAGCCATTCACTGCTGATTGCTCCACTGAGACTGTCTGCTGGCCAGCGACTGTAGATCGTTTTCTCTTTGTTGAAAAGTTTTTAACTCTTCAAAGCCTCGACTCCCCGAAAGCAGAGTTCTCCTCGTTGTGACAGATGGTGAGAATGAAAACGCATATTTCtaagttaaaaacattaaacatccTAAAGTTGATCAGTCAGACGTGAACTAGTGTTGTTCTACAAGTCTTATCTGTACAATTCAACACAGAAATTTGGACAGAATCTGAGTGCCTGTATGGTGGGTGCACAGATTATGAAACTTTGGTCCAATACTGgtgtttaaaacaacatgaaaaaaaacaagcgaatgcttttttccttgttgtttattatgtttgtgttatCTATTCCCCCTTTTGTGCCATAGACAGAAATAAATTATCATTATACAAAATAACTGACTGTTTTAAAGTCACTCAGCCcaagacgaagaagaagaagaagaagaagaagaagttctgAGTTTAACTAATACAGATGTTGTCATGTTGGGGGAAACTGGTGGGAGCGCCCATGGGAAattcacacaacacagagtGAACATGCTAACTCCACAGAGAAAGACGCTGTCCCACTTGGGACTCTAACCCAGGACATACTTGTTTGGTGACCCAAtttctagtgttttttttattttaactgtcCGAGAGAAATTCCATCCAAGATCAGTGGACAATCTCATGTACAGCATTCACTTTACCCCTTCCGCTCCATCCTGTCCATCAGCCGCAGCCATTGTTGAATGTCATCCTGTTTGCTGAGTGGCTAAGAGCAATCTACAAGTTAAACATCAGCAATAATCACCATCATTCCTTCCTGAGTCCTTCCTGACCTAATACCAAGTAAAACCCAGGCTCATAACTCTTTGAACATCAGCACGTGAACCGAAGCCTCGACAGACCTGTATGACAGCGATAAAACCCATCAATAGCtgcactctctccctctttctgtaCCTGGCTAGTGAATGAAGTCGGTCTCACACTAACAGCACATTTCTCCTCGTCTTCTTTCTACCGCT includes:
- the tm2d3 gene encoding TM2 domain-containing protein 3 is translated as MATSCQMWRPDRGRCFKTYGIVTVLFMDLVLQCVNGYLSSPHVGHELSNTRDAHHGPVITSPVVPAAASASPAVEESYSSKCPSGGLCSRLPADCMLCNYHHNCTYRKPANFTCKPKEGVHCIGESGQQQTNFSLTISCQFCWQLDPSQYRCSNSTNCMTVSCPRKRYNATCDVLDHVHCLGKRRFQKRLFCNWTGGYKWSTALALSITLGGFGADRFYLGQWREGLGKLFSFGGLGIWTLIDVLLIGVGYVGPADGSLYI